The DNA segment GACTGAACATGACGATCTCCGCGTCAGCGTCGACCTTGACGTTGTGCCCGGGCGGCCAGTAGAACAGGTCATTCGCATTCACCGTCTCCCGCACGCCCTTTGCATCGGTCGTAGTAAGCTGGCCGCGCAAGACGAAGCCCCAGTGGGGGCACTGGCAGAGGTCGCCTTCCAGTCCCTGGAGGAGTGGGGTGGTATCGACGCCCGCCGAGAGAGTGAAATACTCGCTGCTGATCTTGTCGAATCCGCTCACGTCGCCAAAATCCGTTCGCTGACGGATCACGGCACCTGGAATCTCCATCCTGACGTCCACGTTGTCTTTCGCCACCCGCATAGTCGTTTCTCCTTTTGACTGCGTCAGCTCCGACTAGACCACTTGGTCTAGTCCGGTAGGATACACCCTATGCAGACGCTGTCAATGAGGCGTTGACCTGCCTGGCGAATTTCGGTCCAGCGGAAACTTGAGAGAATGACGCTCCCCAACCCAGCGAGGGAACGGATGCGCAAGTCCCGATGGGCGTAGACAACATAAAGCCTATTCTCGGACAGGGCCCCCCGAGGCCCGGGCTCTTGCTTGGCACAGCGCGGATACACGCTTCCCCCATGTCGCGCCGATCCTGCCGGAGCGCGCCGGGAAGGTCAAACCGGAGCCTCGACGCCGCGGGTGGGAGCTGTCAACCTCTGGCCGCCAAGCCGCTGTAGGGCAGACGTCCACGCCTGCGTGGGCCCACGGTCCCACGCCGATGCTGTTCTCGGTGTACGCCGCGCTCACGTCGTACGCCGACGAGCCGCCGCAGGCGGTCAAAGCCTAGCCTCGGTATACTGGGCGGGTGTCCCCGACCCGCCGCCTGCTCCGTTACATCCGTCCCTACCGCGCCCGCTATGGCGCGGGCGGCGGCTGTCTCCTGCTGGCGACCGTGTTCTCCCTCGGCATCCCGTGGCAGCTCAAGGAGGCGATCGACGGCCTCCGCAGCGGTGGCGACGCGCTTGCCTTTCACGCCGGCGTGATCGTTCTCCTGGCCGCTCTCCACGCCCTGGCGAGGCTGGGCTCGCGCTTCACGATGCTGGGCGCCGGGCAGTGGGTCGAGCACGACGTGCGGCGCGACCTCTACGCACACCTCGAGACCCTCTCCCCGGCCTACTACCTGACTCACCGCACGGGCGACCTCATGTCGCGCGCGACCAACGACGTCCAGGCGCTGCGCGCGCTCGCGGGCTTCGGCGCCGTGATGCTCGCGGGCACCACGTTCACCTTCGCGGGCACGCTCGCGGCCATGTGGACGATCGACCCATGGCTCACGCTCTGGGCGCTCGCGCCGTCGCCACTGCTGGTCCTGCTCGCGCGCCGCTTCAACCACCAGGTGGCGATAGAGTCCACGGCCGTGCAGGAGCAGCTGGGCGCGCTCTCCGCCCGGGTGCAGGAAAACCTGACGGGCATGCCCGTCGTGCGCGCCTACACGATGGAGACGAGGGAGATCGACGCCTTCGGCAGGCTCAACGGCGAGTACCTCGCGCGGAGCCTCCGGCTCGCGCGCACTCAGGCGGCCTTCTCGCCGATGTTGGGCCTCATCTCCGGCCTTGGCGGGCTCATCGTCCTGTGGGTCGGCGGCAGGGGCGTCATCGAGGGGCGCCTGACGCTGGGCGCCTTCGTGGCGTTCACCGGGTACCTGGCGCACCTGGCCTGGCCGACCATCGCGCTGGGCTGGACCCTCGCCAACCTCAAGCGTGGGCTCGCAGCCATGACGCGCATCGCCGAGATCCTGGACACCCCCGGCCATGCCGAAGAGCCGACTGAAGAGACCGACACGGTGGCAGCAGGTGGGGGGAGTACGGGGGCCATTTCTGGGCCTCCGTTGCTGAATGGCCCGATCGAGTTCAGGCGGCTCTCCTTCGGCTACGACGGCCGCGGGCGGGCGCTCGACGACGTCAGCTTCACGGTGCCCGAAGGGGCGACCGTCGTCGTGGTGGGGCCGACGGGCAGCGGCAAGTCCACGCTGGGCGCGCTCGTGAGCCGGCTGTACGAGCCGCCGCCCGGGACGGTCTTCGTCGGAGGGCGTGACGTGCGGGAGCTGTCGCGCGAGCGTCTCCGCCGGTCCATAGGCTACGTGCCGCAGGAGGCCTTCCTCTTCTCGCGCTCGATCAGCGACAACGTGGCCTTGGGCGACGAGGCCGCCCCGGAGGCTCGACTCCGGGCGTCCGCGGAGACTGCGGGGCTGGGTCCCGAGATCGAGGGTTTTCCGGAAGGCTGGGCGACCGTTGTCGGGGAGCGTGGGCTGACGCTGTCGGGCGGCCAGCGCCAGCGGGTCGCGCTCGCGCGTTCGCTCGTGCCCGAGCCGCCCATCCTCGTGCTGGACGACGTCTTCTCGGCGGTGGACGCGGGCAAGGAGGCCGAGATCCTTCGCTCGCTCCGGGCCGCCGTCGCGGGGCGGACCACGCTCGCGATGACCCACCGCCTGCGGGTGGCGCAGGAAGCGGACGGGATCGTGGTCCTGGACGAGGGGCGCGTGGTCGAGCAGGGGACTCACGCCGCCCTCCTCGCCTCGGGCGGGCTCTACGCGCGGCTCTGGCGCATCCAGCAGATCGAGCAGGAGCTGGCCAATGACTGAGCTCGACCCCGAGCTCCTCGGGAAGGCCTACGACCCACGGCTCATGCGCCGGCTCTGGGGCGTGACGCGCCCCCACCGCCGGCTCGTGCTGCTCTCGATGATCCTCTTCCCCGCGGTCGCGGCGCTCGAGCTCCTTCAGCCCTGGCTGACCAAGATCGCCATCGATCGGTACATCCTCACGGGCGACTGGCCGGGGCTCAGCCGGATCGCGGTGGCGTATTTGGGCTGCCTGATCGCCCTCTACGGCCTGCGCGTCGCCATCTCGTACCTGACGCAGCTCGCGGGCCAGCGGGTCATGCACGACCTGCGCGCGGCGCTCTTCGCCCATCTCCAGCGGCAGGACGCGGCCTTCTTCGACCGGAGCCCGGTCGGGCGCTTGATGACGCGCGTCCTGACTGACGTCGAGGCCATCAACGAGCTCTTTGCGAGCGGCGCCATGGCCGTGGTGGGCGACGTCCTGACGCTCGGGGGCATCGTGGTCCTGATGCTGGTCCTGAATTGGGAGCTGGCCGTCGTCACCTTCGCCCTCGTGCCTGTCCTCGCGGCAGGCGCCGCGTACTTCAGGCTGAAAGCCCGAGACAGCTACCGCGGGGTCAGGACCCGCCTGGCGCGGCTCAACGCCTTTCTCCAGGAGTCGCTCCAGGGCATGGCCGTGATCCAGCTCTTTGCCCGCGAGCGAAGGGAGGCGGAGCTTTTCGCGGGGCTCAACGGCGACCTCAGGCGGGCGCAGTTCCGCTCGACGTTCTTCGACGCGTTGCTCTACGCGGGTGTCGAGGCCATCGGCTCGGCGGCGGTGGGGCTTCTCCTCTGGTACGGCGGCGGCCAGGTGCTGACGGGTGCGCTCACCTTCGGCGGGCTCGTCGCCTTCCTCGAATACACGGGCCGCTTCTTCCTGCCGATCCGGGACCTGGGCGCCAAGTACACGGTGATGCAGGCCGCCACGGTCGCCGCCGAGCGCGTGTTCGGCCTGCTGGACTCGGAGCCTGCCGTCCGTTCCCCGGCCGGAGCTGTCGTCGCCGGCGTACCCGGCGCCGCGGCTGTCGAGTTCCGAAACGTCTGGTTCGCCTACAATGGAGAGGACTGGGTGCTGCGGGACTGCTCGTTCACGGTCGCGGCGGGGGAGCGCGTGGCGCTCGTCGGGCCGACGGGCGAGGGCAAGAGCACGATCGTGCGGCTGATGACGCGCGGGTACGACGCGTCGCGGGGACAGGTGCTGGTGGGCGGCCGGGACGTCCGCGAGTGGGACCTGACCGCGCTGCGCCGCCAGGTCGGTGTCATTCCGCAGGAGGTATTTCTTTTCACCGGCACCGTGGAGGACAACCTCCGGGTCGGTGCGGGCGCGGCGGCGCTGGGTGACGAGATCGACCGCGCGCTTCGGACGGCGCGCGCGGACCGCGTGGTCGCGTCGCTCCCGAGCGGCCTCCAGCAGGAGATCCACGAGCGCGGCCAGAACCTTTCGCAGGGGCAGCGGCAGCTGCTGGCCATCGCCCGGGCGCTCCTTTATAATCCGGCCGTCCTGGCGCTCGACGAGGCGACATCGAGCGTGGACCCCGAGTCGGAGGCGCTGATCCGCGCGGGGCTGGAGGAGCTGCTGCGAGGCCGGACCAGCGTCGTCATCGCGCACCGGCTCTCGACGATCCAGACGGCCGACCGGATCCTCGTGCTGCACAGGGGGCGGGTCCGTGAGGCCGGTCGGCACGCCGAGCTGGTGGCGCAGGGCGGGCTCTACGCGCGGCTGTACGAGCTGCAGTTCGGGGGCATCGGGCCGTGACGGACTTCCGCCGGGAGGCCTGGCGTCTGATCGGCCGGATCCCGCGCGGGCGGGTCGCGACCTACGGTCAGATCGCGCGTTGGCTCGGCCGGCCGCGCCACGCGCGCATGGTGGGCCTGTCGTTGCGGAGCTGTCCGTCAGGGCTGCCGTGGCATCGCGTCGTCAATGCCGGGGGCGGGATCAGCCTCCGGGCGGCTCACGGGAGCATGCTGACCCAGCGTATCCTGCTCGAGCAAGAAGGTGTGCTCCTGCGAAGCGGGCGCGTGTCCCTGGCGCGCTACGGCTGGCAGGGGCCAGGGAAGGTCTCACGGCCACGTCGTGGCCACGGAGGATGATATGCGCCTCGGCTTGAACATGGGCTATTCCGGCTCGGCCCTCAGGATAGACCTGCCGCTCGTGCAGGAAGCGGACCGGCTGGGCTTCCATTCGGTGTGGTCGGCGGAAGCGTACGGCTCCGACGCGGTCACCACCATCACCTGGGTGGCCGCGGTGACGGAACGCATCGGCGTGGGCACGGCGATCATGCAGATCCCCGCGCGTACGCCCACCCTGACCGCGACCACCGCGACGACGCTCGATCAGCTCTCGGGCGGGCGCTTTCTCCTCGGGCTCGGCGTCTCGGGGCCGCAGGTGGTCGAGGGGTGGCACGGGGTGGCCTTCGGCAAGCCGCTCTTGAAGACCCGCGAGTACGTCGAGATCGTGCGCTCGGTGTGGCGGCGAGAGAAGCCGCTCGAGTTCAAGGGGCAGTACTACCAGATCCCCTACGCGGGTCCCGACGCCACGGGGCTCGGCAAGCCGCTCAAGTCCATCCTGCACAGCCGGCCCGACATCCCCATCTACCTTGCGGCCATCGGCCCGAAGAACGTGGCGCTGGCGGCGGAGATCGCCGACGGCTGGCTGCCCGTGTTCTTCTCGCCCCAGCGGATGGGCGTGTTCAAGGAGTCCCTCGACGCGGGCTTCGCGCGGGCCGGGGGCGGGAAATCGCTCGCGCGCTTCGACCTGGCCCCCACCGTGCCGGTGATCGTGGGAGACGACGCGGCCGCATGCCGCGCCATGGTCAAGCCCCGCCTCGCCCTCTATGTCGGCGGCATGGGCGCCCGCGGCAGGAACTTCTACAACGACCTCGTGTGCCGCTACGGCTACGAGGCGGCGGCCAGGGCCATCCAGGATCTCTACCTCTCGGGCAAGAAGGACGAGGCGGCGGCGGCAGTGCCCGACGCCCTCGTGGACGAGGTGGCGCTGTGCGGCCCCAAGGAGCGGATCCGCGAGCGGCTGGAGGCCTGGAAGAAATCGGGCGTGACCACGATGATCTGCGGCGTGGGACAGGCGGACGCGCTGCGGGTGATGGCCGAGCTGACGCTTTGAGTGCCGCGTGAAGCCCGCCGCGCTGCGCGTCCAGGCCGCGATCATTAAGCTGGGTTTGGAGCGCACGGTGGTGGAGCTCGCCGTCGAGGCGCGCACCTCGCAGCAGGCGGCCGACGCCGTCGGCGTACGCGTGGAGCAGATCGCGAAGTCCTTGGTGTTCACCGTGAATGGCGCGCCCGTCATGGTCGTGGCCTCGGGGGTCAACCGCGTGGACGAGCGGAAGCTGGGCCTGCTGGCGGGCGGGAAGGTGCGCCGCGCCGATGCGGATACGGTCAAGCGGGCGACCGGCTACGCCATCGGCGGTGTGCCGCCGCTCGGCCATGACACGGCGCTGCCGATCTGGGTGGACGAGGACCTGCTGCGCCATGGCCTGATCTACGCGGCGGCGGGCGTACCCGAGTGCGTCTTTCCGCTGACGCCCGACGAGCTCCTGCGGGCCACAGGCGGGCGCGTCGCCGATGTGAAGGAGTCGAAGACGTCCCCAAAAGGAGAACCTGCATGAAGCTCAAGGACAGGGTGGCGATCGTGACGGGCGCAGGGTCGGGCATCGGGCAGGCTTCCGCGCTCCTGTTCGCTGCGGAGGGCGCCAGGGTGGCCGTCGTGGACCTCAAGCCGGACTCCGCCCGGGCGACGGCCGAACAGATCGAGCGGGCCGGGGGCCAAGCAATGGCCATCACCGCGGACGTGAGCCGAGGGGAGGACAACCGCGAAGCCGTCGCGCAAACCGTCGCACGCTGGGGCCGGCTCGACGTCTTCTACGCCAACGCGGGTGTGCCGCAGTGGCCGTCGTCCGTGGACGAGGTCGACGAGACCGTCTTCGACCGCATCATGGCGGTCAACGTCAAGGGCGTCTGCCTCGGCGCCAAGTTCGCGGCCCCCGTCATGAAGAAGCAGAAGCGCGGGGTCTTCCTGATCACGGGCTCGACCGCGGCGTTCAAGCCCCGGCCGGGCGGGCAGTGCTACGCGGCATCCAAAGGCGCCGTGACGACCATGGGCCAGAGCTTAGCAGTGGAGCTCGCGCCGTTCGGGATCCGCGTCGTGGTTATTGCACCTGTTGCCACCGAAACCCCCATGCTGTCGACCTTCATGGGCAAGAAGGAGGTGGATGACGAAGGCATGAAGCGCTACCGGGCGACGGTGCCGCTCGGGCGGCTCAACCAGCCCGAGGACATCGCCAAGGCGGCGCTTTTCCTCGCTTCGGACGACGCCTCGATGGTGACGGGCAGCCCATTCATCGTGGACGGCGGCCGCTGCGCGTGAAGGTCGTCCCGCTGGCGGGCGACTCGCTCGGTGTGCGGTCGATGGCGACCTATGTCGAGTGCGGGCAGACGCGGGTCCTCATCGACCCGGGCGCGGCGCTGGGGCCCAACCGCTTCGGACTGCCGCCGGCCGATGCGGAGTGGGAGGCTCTCAAGCGCGCCAACGACCGCATCTCCGGCTATGCCGCGCGCGCGAACCTGATCTTCCTCAGCCACTACCACGAGGACCACTTCCGCCACGACCCGGGCCTCTACCAGGGGCGCACGGTGTGGGCCAAGGACGCGAAGCGGATGATCAACCCACGCCAGGCCCAGCGGGCGGGGGAGCTGTGGAAGGCCATCGCCGGCGGCTGCCGGCTCGACTCGGCGGACGGCAGGACCATGGAGACCGCGGACGCCCGCCTTGCCGCGTCGCCGCCCCTCGCCCACGGCGTCGAGGGCACCGGCCTCGGCTACGTGGTGGCGTTGACCGTGACCGACCTGCGCGAGGGTACGCGCTTCGTCCACGCCTCGGACGTGCAGGGGCCGCTCTCCGCCGTCGCCGCCGCCTACCTGATCCGTGAGAGGCCGGACATCCTGTACCTCTCGGGGCCGCCCGCCTACCTCGAGCACCAGCTCGGCGCGGCGCTCATCGACCAGGGCATCGACCACCTCCTGCGCGTGCTGGACCGCACGGACTGCCGCGTGATCCTCGATCATCACGCGCTCCGAGCTGAGAATTACCCGGAGCGCTTCAGGCGCCTGTGGCAGACGGGAAGGGTCGTGACGGCGGCTGGCTACCTCGGCCTCCCGGACGAGGCGCTCGAGTCCAGGCGCCGGAGCCTCTGGGCGGGCCGGCGCAAACCCTCCTCGCGCATGGAGCAACGATTGAAGAGCCCTGGCCGGTCGGGTATGATCGACCGCAGACGCGATATTCCACGAGCGAAAGGAGGGTCACAGAAATGAGCGATGCGAAAGCGCCGGGCGTCGGCGATGCGGCGCCCGGCTTCACCATGAAGACCATCGGACTCAAGGAAGTGAGCCTGAAGGACTACCCGGGCAAGAACGTGGTGCTGCTGTTCTACCCGCTGGACTGGACCCCAGGCTGATCCACGTGCATGCCCGCCTTCGATAAGCGCGTGAAGGACTTCGAGGCGGCGAATACCCAGGTCCTGGGTATCAGCACGGACAGCCCCT comes from the Candidatus Rokuibacteriota bacterium genome and includes:
- a CDS encoding SDR family oxidoreductase, whose protein sequence is MKLKDRVAIVTGAGSGIGQASALLFAAEGARVAVVDLKPDSARATAEQIERAGGQAMAITADVSRGEDNREAVAQTVARWGRLDVFYANAGVPQWPSSVDEVDETVFDRIMAVNVKGVCLGAKFAAPVMKKQKRGVFLITGSTAAFKPRPGGQCYAASKGAVTTMGQSLAVELAPFGIRVVVIAPVATETPMLSTFMGKKEVDDEGMKRYRATVPLGRLNQPEDIAKAALFLASDDASMVTGSPFIVDGGRCA
- a CDS encoding cupin domain-containing protein; the protein is MRVAKDNVDVRMEIPGAVIRQRTDFGDVSGFDKISSEYFTLSAGVDTTPLLQGLEGDLCQCPHWGFVLRGQLTTTDAKGVRETVNANDLFYWPPGHNVKVDADAEIVMFSPQREHSQVINHMIEKVRG
- a CDS encoding MGMT family protein, translating into MTDFRREAWRLIGRIPRGRVATYGQIARWLGRPRHARMVGLSLRSCPSGLPWHRVVNAGGGISLRAAHGSMLTQRILLEQEGVLLRSGRVSLARYGWQGPGKVSRPRRGHGG
- a CDS encoding ABC transporter ATP-binding protein: MTELDPELLGKAYDPRLMRRLWGVTRPHRRLVLLSMILFPAVAALELLQPWLTKIAIDRYILTGDWPGLSRIAVAYLGCLIALYGLRVAISYLTQLAGQRVMHDLRAALFAHLQRQDAAFFDRSPVGRLMTRVLTDVEAINELFASGAMAVVGDVLTLGGIVVLMLVLNWELAVVTFALVPVLAAGAAYFRLKARDSYRGVRTRLARLNAFLQESLQGMAVIQLFARERREAELFAGLNGDLRRAQFRSTFFDALLYAGVEAIGSAAVGLLLWYGGGQVLTGALTFGGLVAFLEYTGRFFLPIRDLGAKYTVMQAATVAAERVFGLLDSEPAVRSPAGAVVAGVPGAAAVEFRNVWFAYNGEDWVLRDCSFTVAAGERVALVGPTGEGKSTIVRLMTRGYDASRGQVLVGGRDVREWDLTALRRQVGVIPQEVFLFTGTVEDNLRVGAGAAALGDEIDRALRTARADRVVASLPSGLQQEIHERGQNLSQGQRQLLAIARALLYNPAVLALDEATSSVDPESEALIRAGLEELLRGRTSVVIAHRLSTIQTADRILVLHRGRVREAGRHAELVAQGGLYARLYELQFGGIGP
- a CDS encoding YbaK/EbsC family protein, with the translated sequence MKPAALRVQAAIIKLGLERTVVELAVEARTSQQAADAVGVRVEQIAKSLVFTVNGAPVMVVASGVNRVDERKLGLLAGGKVRRADADTVKRATGYAIGGVPPLGHDTALPIWVDEDLLRHGLIYAAAGVPECVFPLTPDELLRATGGRVADVKESKTSPKGEPA
- a CDS encoding ABC transporter ATP-binding protein, translating into MSPTRRLLRYIRPYRARYGAGGGCLLLATVFSLGIPWQLKEAIDGLRSGGDALAFHAGVIVLLAALHALARLGSRFTMLGAGQWVEHDVRRDLYAHLETLSPAYYLTHRTGDLMSRATNDVQALRALAGFGAVMLAGTTFTFAGTLAAMWTIDPWLTLWALAPSPLLVLLARRFNHQVAIESTAVQEQLGALSARVQENLTGMPVVRAYTMETREIDAFGRLNGEYLARSLRLARTQAAFSPMLGLISGLGGLIVLWVGGRGVIEGRLTLGAFVAFTGYLAHLAWPTIALGWTLANLKRGLAAMTRIAEILDTPGHAEEPTEETDTVAAGGGSTGAISGPPLLNGPIEFRRLSFGYDGRGRALDDVSFTVPEGATVVVVGPTGSGKSTLGALVSRLYEPPPGTVFVGGRDVRELSRERLRRSIGYVPQEAFLFSRSISDNVALGDEAAPEARLRASAETAGLGPEIEGFPEGWATVVGERGLTLSGGQRQRVALARSLVPEPPILVLDDVFSAVDAGKEAEILRSLRAAVAGRTTLAMTHRLRVAQEADGIVVLDEGRVVEQGTHAALLASGGLYARLWRIQQIEQELAND
- a CDS encoding redoxin domain-containing protein — encoded protein: MSDAKAPGVGDAAPGFTMKTIGLKEVSLKDYPGKNVVLLFYPLDWTPGUSTCMPAFDKRVKDFEAANTQVLGISTDSPFSHENWAKSVGISNYPLLSDVQRSVSKDYGVYWPDWNANVRATFIVDKQGKIAFVERYGKGELPDPDKVLAEVKKLG
- a CDS encoding LLM class F420-dependent oxidoreductase, whose translation is MRLGLNMGYSGSALRIDLPLVQEADRLGFHSVWSAEAYGSDAVTTITWVAAVTERIGVGTAIMQIPARTPTLTATTATTLDQLSGGRFLLGLGVSGPQVVEGWHGVAFGKPLLKTREYVEIVRSVWRREKPLEFKGQYYQIPYAGPDATGLGKPLKSILHSRPDIPIYLAAIGPKNVALAAEIADGWLPVFFSPQRMGVFKESLDAGFARAGGGKSLARFDLAPTVPVIVGDDAAACRAMVKPRLALYVGGMGARGRNFYNDLVCRYGYEAAARAIQDLYLSGKKDEAAAAVPDALVDEVALCGPKERIRERLEAWKKSGVTTMICGVGQADALRVMAELTL